The following are encoded in a window of Kitasatospora sp. NBC_01250 genomic DNA:
- a CDS encoding C40 family peptidase: MSRPSKLKTTSAAALASLLLLTGPAFDAWARASQDRAGPATDCAVLAPGASATAESAVRAACSQLGVWYSWGGGHGPTPGATYGHPDGVDPASNDDGQRLGFDCSGLVRYAYAQATGQDELNGDAGQQFYTLHAAQRFTADQGTAPLLPGDLLAYGSSDNLHHVAVYLGAGQMVEARQSGTHIMVSPVRLGGDYFGAVRIDPGPVTGPTAQTWGTGVWTHAQASTDSPRVYAFADSTTVRVTCQKHAQSVTAEGLTNDAWSFLPDYQAWISNIYLQGPAWLDSVPTC; this comes from the coding sequence ATGTCCCGCCCGAGCAAGCTGAAGACCACCTCCGCCGCCGCCCTCGCCAGCCTCCTGTTGCTGACCGGTCCGGCATTCGATGCCTGGGCCCGGGCATCGCAGGACAGAGCCGGGCCCGCCACCGACTGCGCGGTGCTCGCCCCGGGTGCCTCCGCCACGGCCGAGAGCGCGGTGCGCGCCGCCTGCAGCCAACTCGGTGTCTGGTACAGCTGGGGCGGCGGTCACGGCCCCACGCCCGGAGCGACCTACGGCCATCCCGACGGGGTCGACCCGGCCAGCAACGACGACGGCCAGCGCCTGGGTTTCGACTGTTCCGGCCTGGTCCGGTACGCCTACGCCCAGGCCACCGGCCAGGACGAGCTGAACGGCGACGCCGGCCAGCAGTTCTACACCCTGCACGCGGCCCAGCGCTTCACCGCCGACCAGGGCACCGCCCCGCTGCTCCCCGGCGACCTGCTCGCCTACGGCAGCTCCGACAACCTCCACCACGTCGCCGTCTACCTCGGCGCCGGCCAGATGGTCGAGGCCCGCCAGTCGGGCACGCACATCATGGTCAGCCCGGTGCGGCTGGGCGGCGACTACTTCGGCGCCGTGCGGATCGACCCGGGCCCGGTGACCGGACCCACCGCCCAGACCTGGGGCACCGGCGTCTGGACCCACGCCCAGGCGTCCACCGACAGCCCGCGCGTCTACGCCTTCGCGGACTCCACCACCGTGCGGGTCACCTGCCAGAAGCACGCCCAGAGCGTCACGGCCGAAGGCCTGACCAACGACGCCTGGTCCTTCCTCCCCGATTACCAGGCCTGGATCAGCAACATCTACCTCCAGGGTCCGGCCTGGCTCGACTCCGTCCCCACCTGCTGA
- a CDS encoding carbohydrate kinase family protein, whose product MTDFLVIGECVADIVRTPGRPDVTHPGGSPANVAYGLGRLGHPTALLTQLGTDRLGELITAHLRSAGVELLTDGRPPAATPSAIVTLDDRGRADYTFDIHWSLAPTALAVTAPHVHFGSLAALLAPGAEATAALVAGLRAGATVSYDPNIRPALLSSPTEVRARVERCVALSDLVKASDEDLQWLYPGRSPEQAAAHWLTLGPALVLVTRGGAGALAVTRDARAEGPATAAEVVDTVGAGDSFMSATLDALAARALLGAAARASLRSLTGATLAAVLRHAGAAAAVTVSRAGANPPDHRELAAALS is encoded by the coding sequence ATGACCGACTTCCTCGTCATCGGTGAGTGCGTCGCGGACATCGTCCGCACCCCCGGCCGGCCCGATGTCACACACCCCGGCGGCAGCCCGGCCAACGTCGCCTACGGCCTGGGCCGGCTCGGGCACCCTACCGCGCTGCTCACCCAGCTGGGCACCGACCGGCTCGGCGAGCTGATCACCGCCCACCTGCGCTCGGCCGGCGTCGAGCTGCTCACCGACGGACGGCCGCCGGCCGCCACCCCGAGCGCGATCGTCACGCTGGACGACCGGGGGCGGGCCGACTACACCTTCGACATCCACTGGTCGCTCGCCCCCACGGCCCTGGCCGTCACGGCCCCGCATGTGCACTTCGGCTCGCTCGCCGCGCTGCTCGCACCCGGCGCCGAGGCCACCGCCGCCCTGGTCGCCGGGCTGCGCGCGGGCGCGACGGTCAGCTACGACCCCAACATCCGCCCGGCCCTGCTCTCCTCGCCCACCGAGGTGCGCGCCCGGGTGGAGCGCTGCGTGGCGCTCAGCGACCTGGTCAAGGCCAGCGACGAGGACCTCCAGTGGCTCTACCCGGGCCGCTCCCCCGAGCAGGCCGCCGCGCACTGGCTCACCCTCGGCCCGGCCCTGGTGCTGGTGACCAGGGGCGGCGCGGGCGCCCTCGCCGTCACCCGCGACGCGCGGGCCGAGGGTCCGGCCACGGCGGCCGAGGTGGTGGACACGGTCGGTGCCGGCGACTCCTTCATGTCCGCGACGCTGGACGCGCTCGCCGCCCGCGCCCTGCTCGGCGCCGCCGCCCGCGCTTCGCTGCGCAGCCTCACCGGGGCGACGCTGGCCGCCGTGCTGCGGCACGCCGGTGCGGCGGCGGCCGTCACGGTCTCCCGCGCCGGGGCCAATCCGCCCGACCACCGCGAGCTGGCCGCGGCACTGTCCTGA
- a CDS encoding nSTAND1 domain-containing NTPase yields the protein MDLIPPADGAPRATADQAPGAAPAHGRPTAHPPTAARSRDECFGAELRRLRTERGLSLSALSRLLHYSKGYLSKIENGSKPAGHDLARRCDELLRADGSLLRLTEAAEPGPTGAGPAGPGSSGPATDSALPTAAGHALAVPPALDLPCPYPGLAAFGPQDAHWFAGRDHALAALLDRLAERAGRGPLALVAPSGAGKSSLLRAGLLPALQRGDLPSAHPGARRVLVCTPGARPLSVLRQLLDTLSVSDAEAAPRLVALPPPSAEAPPTPMAEPELSPSTPPSPSPSGVPRPAQSAAPALGPALIVDQFEEVFTLCPDPAERHAFIQALCELATVPDDRPAAEATLVVLGVRADFCGRCLDHPQLVPVFTRGLLALGPMTSAELHEAITRPATEAGLLLEPGLAEILLRDLGPVELPLPADPPHPRAEAAVLPLQPGAAGVLPLLSHALLATWQQREGRALTVAGYLRTGGVHGAIAATAENLFAGLSAEGRRTARHLLLRLIHLSEESEPTRHPLAHQQLLAWLSAPDPAVEQGDPAALADPADLAALPGLPALLGLAGLPGSRPTGPLARSRPQLHRWAPRRLLPRTAATPVPAPRTPQGGPGHRATAVLDAFVQARLVTVDSQTVLITHEALIRAWPRLRGWIHADRAGLLVRQQLAEAAADWEREGRDPTALYRGTRLAVASEHLRDPRRRAELTPAEAAFLRAGQAEEAERQRTQRRQLRRRRQLLVTLVGLLLLAITAGSVAYRQRAEALMERRTALSKALAAESAALAAGRPEESMLLADEAFRTAPTTEARGALLSTQSQAFAGRLFGHAGPVNAVAFSPDSSRLATASSDGTVKIWSAADRRLDTTLTGHGGPVRAVAFAPDGQTIASGSSDGTVRLWDMPGRRLPVTLFGNGGAVRAVAFSPDGQTLASAGADRTVRLWDTTSHTLIAAMSGHTDEVVGVAFSPDGRLLASAGEDRTVRLWDTTTHAQVGTLTGHGDEVLGVAFSPDGRTIASGSADRTVRLWDTASHTLLTTLTGHSDDVNGVAFTDGGTTLVSASGDGTVRLWDLTAHRVIATLCGHTDYVQGVAVSADGKLIATAGFDQTAALWEVGAEALTVHPFTEIWQSAFSPDGRTLAAADAAHTVRLWDVARHAVTGALAGHTGSVFGVAFSPDGRTLASAGADQTVRLWDLATHAQLAVLTGHQGSVFAVAFSPDGRLLASAGEDRTVRLWDVGSRQPIGVLSGHTDFVNAVAFSPDGRLIASGSDDLTVRLWEARTRRPLATLSGHRGSVRAVAFAPDGRTLASAGNDGTVRTWDSQDHSLTATLTGHTGSVRGIAFAPDGRTLASAGNDGTVRTWDTRDHTLTATLTGHTDAVWSVAFSPDGRTLASSGSDGTIRLWDSSTQDRTAGICRVVGVVSPEHWARLLPDQPYKPGC from the coding sequence ATGGACCTGATTCCACCGGCGGACGGGGCTCCCCGGGCCACTGCCGACCAAGCGCCCGGCGCCGCGCCCGCTCACGGCCGGCCGACTGCCCATCCTCCGACTGCCGCCCGCTCCCGGGACGAGTGCTTCGGTGCCGAGCTGCGCCGGCTGCGCACCGAGCGCGGACTGTCGCTCAGTGCCCTCTCCCGCCTGCTGCACTACAGCAAGGGCTACCTCAGCAAGATCGAGAACGGCAGCAAGCCGGCGGGCCATGACCTGGCGCGCCGCTGCGACGAGCTGCTGCGCGCCGACGGTTCGCTGCTGCGGCTGACCGAAGCCGCCGAGCCCGGGCCGACGGGGGCCGGCCCGGCCGGGCCCGGGTCAAGCGGGCCAGCCACCGACAGTGCCCTGCCGACCGCTGCCGGCCACGCGCTCGCCGTGCCACCGGCACTCGACCTGCCCTGCCCCTACCCCGGGCTGGCCGCCTTCGGCCCGCAGGACGCCCACTGGTTCGCCGGGCGCGACCACGCCCTCGCCGCGTTGCTCGACCGGCTGGCCGAGCGCGCGGGACGGGGACCGCTCGCACTGGTCGCCCCCTCGGGCGCGGGCAAGTCCTCCCTGCTGCGGGCCGGCCTGCTGCCCGCCCTCCAGCGCGGCGACCTGCCGTCCGCCCACCCGGGGGCCCGCCGTGTCCTGGTCTGCACGCCGGGTGCGCGACCGCTCTCCGTCCTGCGTCAGCTTCTTGACACCTTGTCAGTCTCCGATGCCGAGGCCGCACCCCGGCTCGTCGCGCTTCCGCCGCCCAGCGCCGAAGCCCCGCCGACACCAATGGCCGAGCCGGAACTCTCACCCTCCACTCCACCTTCACCCTCGCCCTCCGGCGTGCCCCGCCCGGCGCAGTCGGCTGCCCCGGCCCTCGGGCCGGCCCTGATCGTGGACCAGTTCGAGGAGGTCTTCACCCTCTGCCCCGATCCCGCCGAGCGGCACGCCTTCATCCAGGCCCTCTGCGAGCTCGCCACCGTCCCGGACGACCGGCCGGCGGCCGAGGCCACCCTCGTCGTGCTGGGCGTGCGCGCCGACTTCTGCGGACGCTGCCTCGACCATCCGCAGCTGGTCCCCGTCTTCACCCGCGGCCTGCTCGCGCTCGGTCCGATGACCAGCGCGGAACTCCACGAAGCGATCACCCGCCCGGCGACGGAGGCCGGCCTGCTGCTGGAGCCGGGGCTGGCCGAAATCCTGCTGCGCGACCTCGGGCCGGTGGAGCTGCCGCTGCCCGCCGACCCGCCCCACCCGCGCGCCGAGGCCGCCGTCCTCCCCCTCCAGCCGGGTGCGGCGGGCGTGCTCCCGCTGCTCTCGCACGCGCTGCTCGCCACCTGGCAACAGCGCGAGGGGCGTGCCCTGACCGTCGCGGGCTACCTGCGCACCGGCGGGGTGCACGGTGCGATCGCGGCCACCGCCGAGAACCTCTTCGCCGGCCTGTCCGCCGAGGGCCGGCGGACGGCTCGGCACCTGCTGCTCCGCCTGATCCACCTGAGCGAGGAGAGCGAGCCGACCCGCCACCCGCTGGCCCACCAGCAGTTGCTGGCCTGGCTCTCCGCACCCGACCCGGCGGTCGAGCAGGGCGATCCGGCCGCTCTCGCCGATCCGGCGGATCTGGCTGCTCTGCCTGGTCTGCCTGCTCTGCTCGGTCTGGCCGGCCTGCCTGGGTCCCGACCCACCGGGCCGCTCGCACGATCGCGCCCACAGCTGCACCGATGGGCGCCGCGCCGGCTGCTGCCCCGCACCGCCGCCACGCCCGTGCCCGCGCCGCGCACCCCGCAGGGCGGCCCCGGCCACCGGGCCACGGCGGTGCTCGACGCCTTCGTCCAGGCCCGGCTGGTCACCGTCGACAGCCAGACCGTGCTGATCACCCATGAGGCGCTGATCCGGGCCTGGCCGCGGCTGCGCGGGTGGATCCACGCCGACCGGGCCGGTCTGCTGGTGCGCCAGCAGCTCGCCGAGGCCGCCGCCGACTGGGAGCGCGAAGGGCGCGATCCGACGGCGCTCTACCGCGGCACCCGGCTCGCGGTCGCCTCCGAGCACCTGCGCGATCCGCGGCGCCGAGCGGAGCTGACACCCGCCGAGGCCGCCTTCCTGCGAGCCGGCCAGGCCGAGGAGGCGGAGCGGCAACGGACGCAGCGGCGGCAGCTGCGCCGACGGCGGCAACTGCTGGTCACCCTCGTGGGGCTGCTGCTGCTCGCCATCACCGCCGGCAGCGTCGCCTACCGGCAGCGGGCCGAGGCACTCATGGAGCGCCGGACCGCACTCTCCAAGGCACTCGCCGCCGAATCGGCCGCCCTCGCGGCCGGCCGCCCCGAGGAGTCGATGCTACTGGCCGACGAGGCGTTCCGGACCGCGCCGACCACCGAGGCCCGTGGCGCGCTGCTGAGCACCCAGTCCCAGGCCTTCGCCGGCCGGCTCTTCGGCCATGCCGGGCCGGTCAACGCGGTGGCCTTCAGCCCCGACTCCAGCCGCCTGGCAACGGCCAGCTCGGACGGGACGGTGAAGATCTGGAGCGCTGCCGACCGCCGGCTCGACACCACGCTGACCGGGCACGGCGGTCCGGTGCGCGCCGTCGCCTTCGCCCCGGACGGCCAGACCATCGCCTCCGGCAGCTCGGACGGCACGGTGCGGCTGTGGGACATGCCGGGCCGCCGGCTCCCGGTCACGCTCTTCGGCAACGGCGGCGCGGTGCGGGCCGTGGCGTTCAGCCCCGACGGGCAGACCCTGGCCTCCGCCGGGGCCGATCGCACGGTGCGGCTGTGGGACACCACCAGTCACACCCTGATCGCCGCCATGAGCGGTCACACCGACGAGGTGGTCGGCGTGGCGTTCAGCCCGGACGGCCGACTGCTGGCCTCGGCCGGCGAGGACCGCACGGTGCGGCTCTGGGACACCACCACGCACGCGCAGGTGGGCACCCTCACCGGCCACGGCGACGAGGTGCTCGGTGTGGCGTTCAGCCCCGACGGACGCACCATCGCCTCGGGCAGCGCCGACCGCACGGTGCGGCTCTGGGACACTGCCAGCCACACCCTGCTCACCACCCTCACCGGCCACAGCGACGACGTGAACGGCGTGGCCTTCACCGACGGCGGCACGACCCTGGTGAGCGCGAGCGGCGACGGCACCGTGCGGCTCTGGGACCTGACCGCCCACCGGGTCATCGCCACGCTCTGCGGACACACCGACTACGTCCAGGGCGTGGCCGTCAGCGCGGACGGCAAGCTGATCGCCACCGCCGGCTTCGACCAGACCGCGGCGCTCTGGGAGGTCGGCGCGGAAGCCCTGACCGTGCATCCGTTCACCGAGATCTGGCAGAGCGCGTTCAGCCCCGACGGGCGCACCCTGGCCGCGGCGGACGCCGCACACACCGTGCGGCTGTGGGATGTCGCCCGGCATGCCGTCACCGGGGCGCTCGCGGGGCACACCGGCTCCGTCTTCGGCGTCGCCTTCAGCCCCGACGGGCGCACCCTGGCCTCGGCCGGGGCCGACCAGACCGTCCGGCTCTGGGACCTGGCGACCCATGCCCAGCTCGCGGTGCTCACCGGTCATCAGGGATCGGTCTTCGCCGTGGCGTTCAGCCCCGACGGGCGTCTGCTGGCCTCGGCCGGCGAGGACCGCACGGTACGGCTCTGGGACGTCGGCTCCCGGCAGCCGATCGGCGTGCTGAGCGGGCACACCGACTTCGTCAACGCGGTGGCGTTCAGCCCGGACGGCCGCCTGATCGCCTCCGGCAGCGACGACCTGACGGTGCGGCTCTGGGAGGCCCGGACCAGGCGACCGCTCGCCACGCTCAGCGGCCACCGGGGTTCGGTGCGCGCGGTCGCGTTCGCCCCTGACGGGCGCACCCTGGCCAGCGCCGGCAACGACGGCACCGTACGCACCTGGGACAGCCAGGACCACAGCCTCACCGCCACCCTGACCGGACACACCGGCTCGGTGCGCGGCATCGCGTTCGCCCCCGACGGGCGCACCCTGGCCAGCGCCGGCAACGACGGCACCGTCCGCACCTGGGACACCCGGGACCACACGCTCACCGCCACCCTGACCGGACACACCGACGCCGTCTGGTCGGTCGCCTTCAGCCCCGACGGCCGCACGCTGGCCAGCAGCGGCAGCGACGGCACGATCCGGCTGTGGGACTCCAGCACCCAGGACCGCACGGCCGGGATCTGTCGGGTGGTCGGCGTCGTCAGCCCCGAGCACTGGGCCCGACTGCTGCCCGATCAGCCGTACAAGCCCGGCTGCTGA
- a CDS encoding SAM-dependent methyltransferase → MTRLQTDRPHPARIYDYWLGGKDNFPPDRQAAEHAISASADIPAAARENRAFLRRAVRLAAEAGIRQFIDIGAGLPSPGNVHEVVQTVAPDARVVYVDNDPIVLTHGRALLADNRSTTVLTGDVRELDELFERPELRTLVDFSQPVAVLLLALLHFVSDEQARHAVDQVRERVAPGSYLLLSHSTHEGNPERAAEVAKTWDKTASGIRLRGREEVTGLFDGWELLEPGVEFVPLWRPDAATEATTRWMYAGVGRKA, encoded by the coding sequence ATGACGCGGCTTCAGACGGACCGCCCGCACCCCGCGCGCATCTACGACTACTGGCTCGGCGGCAAGGACAACTTCCCGCCGGACCGTCAGGCGGCCGAGCACGCGATCAGCGCCTCGGCGGACATACCCGCGGCGGCCCGCGAGAACCGGGCCTTCCTGCGGCGGGCGGTGCGGCTGGCGGCCGAGGCCGGCATCCGGCAGTTCATCGACATCGGCGCCGGCCTGCCCTCGCCCGGCAACGTGCACGAGGTGGTGCAGACCGTCGCCCCCGACGCCCGGGTGGTGTACGTCGACAACGACCCGATCGTGCTCACCCACGGGCGCGCGCTGCTGGCCGACAACCGCAGCACCACGGTGCTGACCGGGGACGTCCGGGAGCTGGACGAGCTCTTCGAACGCCCGGAGCTGCGCACCCTGGTGGACTTCTCGCAGCCGGTGGCCGTGCTGCTGCTGGCGCTGCTGCACTTCGTCAGCGACGAGCAGGCGCGGCACGCGGTGGACCAGGTGCGCGAGCGGGTGGCGCCGGGCAGCTACCTGCTGCTCTCGCACAGCACCCACGAGGGCAATCCCGAGCGCGCCGCCGAGGTGGCCAAGACCTGGGACAAGACCGCCTCGGGCATTCGGCTGCGCGGTCGCGAGGAGGTGACCGGGCTCTTCGACGGCTGGGAGCTGCTGGAGCCCGGTGTCGAATTCGTGCCGCTCTGGCGCCCGGACGCCGCCACCGAGGCCACCACCCGCTGGATGTACGCGGGGGTCGGCCGCAAGGCCTGA
- a CDS encoding LysM peptidoglycan-binding domain-containing protein, whose translation MLSVNGRPSLPSRAAIKRAIATAVIVGAGAGLPMITAGGASATPIHSGSHGYTAQHESAAAAPAAAPAAQAPAGYTVQDGDWLSKIATSHNVQGGWQKLYDLNKSVLADGPDVIYPGQHLALGDAQAQAPAQTPAPAQAPATAPAPAAPAAPAAAAAPATPALSANASVASLQALAASIVPADQLASFDQIITHESGWNVTATNPSSGAYGLPQALPGNKMASAGSDWATNPATQIKWALQYMNQTYGSPNQAWVFWQAHQAY comes from the coding sequence ATGCTGTCCGTCAACGGTCGCCCCAGCCTGCCCAGCCGCGCCGCCATCAAGCGCGCGATCGCCACCGCCGTCATCGTCGGCGCCGGCGCCGGTCTGCCCATGATCACCGCCGGTGGCGCCAGCGCCACGCCGATCCACTCCGGTTCGCACGGCTACACCGCGCAGCACGAGTCGGCCGCCGCCGCTCCGGCCGCCGCCCCGGCCGCCCAGGCTCCCGCCGGCTACACCGTGCAGGACGGCGACTGGCTGTCCAAGATCGCCACCAGCCACAACGTGCAGGGCGGCTGGCAGAAGCTCTACGACCTGAACAAGTCGGTGCTCGCCGACGGTCCGGACGTGATCTACCCCGGCCAGCACCTCGCGCTCGGCGACGCCCAGGCCCAGGCCCCGGCGCAGACCCCCGCCCCGGCCCAGGCTCCGGCCACCGCCCCGGCTCCGGCTGCCCCCGCCGCTCCGGCTGCCGCGGCCGCTCCGGCCACCCCGGCGCTGAGCGCCAACGCCAGCGTCGCCTCGCTGCAGGCGCTCGCCGCCTCGATCGTCCCGGCCGACCAGCTGGCGTCGTTCGACCAGATCATCACCCACGAGAGCGGCTGGAACGTCACCGCCACCAACCCGAGCTCCGGTGCCTACGGCCTGCCGCAGGCCCTGCCCGGCAACAAGATGGCCTCGGCCGGCTCGGACTGGGCGACCAACCCCGCCACCCAGATCAAGTGGGCGCTGCAGTACATGAACCAGACCTACGGCAGCCCGAACCAGGCCTGGGTCTTCTGGCAGGCCCACCAGGCGTACTGA
- a CDS encoding MarR family winged helix-turn-helix transcriptional regulator: MSGRDESIEIIQRELTAFARRARHKASQLHPGLSLVTYSILDLMNERGGCRAADLAAYFMLDKSTVSRQVGALEKLGLLSREVDPEDHRGQILRPSEQGMALLRHAYEMRRESFTERFTEWTDEDVARLAGYLVRYGAAD, encoded by the coding sequence GTGTCGGGTCGAGACGAGTCGATCGAGATCATCCAGCGCGAGCTGACCGCCTTCGCCCGGCGGGCCCGGCACAAGGCCTCGCAGCTGCACCCGGGGCTCTCCCTGGTGACGTACAGCATCCTCGACCTGATGAACGAGCGCGGTGGCTGCCGGGCGGCCGACCTGGCCGCGTACTTCATGCTCGACAAGTCGACCGTGAGCCGGCAGGTCGGCGCTCTGGAGAAGCTGGGGCTGCTCAGCCGCGAGGTGGATCCGGAGGATCACCGCGGGCAGATCCTGCGCCCCAGCGAGCAGGGGATGGCGCTGCTGCGGCACGCGTACGAGATGCGCCGGGAGTCGTTCACCGAGCGGTTCACGGAGTGGACCGACGAGGACGTCGCGCGGCTGGCGGGCTATCTGGTGCGGTACGGCGCGGCGGACTGA
- a CDS encoding pseudouridine synthase, with protein sequence MRRRTKPVPAPLPQRNGVDPVRVRLPAEGRWATVAEYLAHRLPDEVADRLAQMLRAGEIVGADGPVGPDSRYLPGTSVWFHRDLPPEVPVPFELEVIHRDEHLVVVDKPHFLATTPRGSHVVQTALSRLRHELDLPELSPAHRLDRLTAGLVMFVADPRARGAYQTLFRDRLVTKEYEAVARHDPRVALPRTVRSRIVKERGVIAAREEDGPVNAESRIELIEHRGGLARYRLTPLTGRTHQLRLHMSGLGLPILGDPVYPEVLPEAAPDDFRRPLQLLAATLAFTDPLTGRPVLLRSRRRLAAWAEQGTGEGLAEVAA encoded by the coding sequence ATGAGACGCAGGACGAAGCCGGTGCCCGCCCCCCTGCCGCAGCGGAACGGCGTGGACCCGGTCCGGGTGCGGCTGCCGGCCGAGGGCCGCTGGGCGACGGTGGCCGAGTACCTGGCGCACCGGTTGCCGGACGAGGTGGCGGACCGGCTGGCGCAGATGCTGCGGGCCGGTGAGATCGTCGGGGCGGACGGACCGGTCGGCCCCGACAGCCGCTACCTCCCCGGCACCAGCGTCTGGTTCCACCGCGACCTGCCGCCCGAGGTGCCGGTGCCCTTCGAGCTGGAGGTGATCCATCGCGACGAGCACCTGGTGGTGGTCGACAAGCCGCACTTCCTGGCCACCACGCCGCGCGGCAGCCACGTGGTGCAGACGGCGCTCTCCCGGCTGCGCCACGAGCTCGACCTGCCCGAGCTCAGCCCCGCGCACCGGCTGGACCGGCTGACGGCCGGCCTCGTCATGTTCGTCGCCGATCCGCGGGCCCGCGGCGCCTACCAGACGCTCTTCCGGGACCGCCTGGTGACCAAGGAGTACGAGGCCGTCGCCCGCCACGACCCGCGGGTGGCGCTGCCCCGCACGGTGCGCAGCCGGATCGTCAAGGAGCGCGGGGTGATCGCGGCCCGCGAGGAGGACGGACCGGTGAACGCCGAGAGCCGGATCGAGCTGATCGAGCACCGCGGCGGCCTGGCCCGCTACCGGCTGACCCCGCTGACCGGCCGGACCCACCAGCTGCGGCTGCACATGAGCGGGCTCGGCCTGCCGATCCTCGGCGATCCGGTCTACCCCGAGGTGCTGCCCGAGGCGGCGCCGGACGACTTTCGCAGGCCGCTGCAACTGCTCGCGGCCACGCTGGCGTTCACCGATCCGCTGACCGGACGGCCGGTGCTGCTCCGCTCGCGCCGGAGGCTGGCGGCCTGGGCGGAGCAGGGCACGGGCGAGGGCCTGGCAGAGGTGGCGGCATGA
- a CDS encoding serine hydrolase domain-containing protein: MTYQSGELPINQARADELPIPAVAADELLPETRRALLHRLAVGQAQGRTPSLVGLVARGGHRVWSGGRSMIEGHAPDENTQYRIGSITKSFAAVLVLRLRDEGLLDLADPLEQHLPGTSAGRATIRELLSHTAGLAAETPGPWWERTDGSHRPELGNLLEEQPFRHPAGERHHYSNPGYALLGALVAKVRRLPWGEVLRQEVLDPLGLTRTTLLPQAPHAGGFAVHPWADVMLPEPLTDTGLMAPAGQLWSTAADLARWASFLAGTLPGGAEKVLAPATLAEMRRPAAGPDRDDWTSCFGLGLQLSRQDGRLLVGHGGSMPGFLAGLWFSPEDDVAAITLTNVTAGSGLGTVAPDLIRIVAEREPLLPTAWRPFTDADPDLLALTGPWYWGPTALALHLRADRALELTALSGPARTSRFLPEPDGSWVGLDGYYAGEPLRVVRAEDGSVSHLDVAGFVLTRGAYQPAAVVPGDVDPQGWHAG, from the coding sequence ATGACCTACCAGTCGGGCGAGTTGCCGATCAACCAGGCACGGGCCGACGAGTTGCCCATCCCTGCCGTGGCCGCGGACGAGCTGCTGCCCGAGACGCGCCGGGCCCTGCTGCACCGCCTCGCCGTCGGACAGGCACAGGGCCGGACGCCCTCGCTGGTCGGCCTGGTGGCGCGCGGCGGCCACCGGGTCTGGAGCGGTGGCCGGAGCATGATCGAGGGCCACGCGCCGGACGAGAACACGCAGTACCGGATCGGCTCGATCACCAAGTCCTTCGCCGCGGTGCTGGTGCTGCGCCTGCGCGACGAGGGCCTGCTCGACCTGGCCGATCCGCTGGAGCAGCACCTGCCGGGCACCTCGGCCGGGCGGGCCACGATCCGCGAACTGCTCAGCCACACGGCCGGGCTGGCCGCCGAGACGCCGGGCCCGTGGTGGGAGCGGACCGACGGCTCGCACCGCCCGGAGCTGGGCAACCTGCTGGAGGAGCAGCCGTTCCGCCACCCGGCCGGCGAGCGCCACCACTACTCCAACCCCGGCTACGCGCTGCTCGGCGCGCTGGTGGCCAAGGTGCGTCGGCTGCCGTGGGGCGAGGTGCTGCGCCAGGAGGTGCTCGATCCGCTCGGCCTGACCCGCACCACGCTGCTGCCGCAGGCCCCGCACGCGGGCGGGTTCGCCGTGCACCCGTGGGCGGACGTGATGCTCCCCGAGCCGCTCACCGACACCGGCCTGATGGCGCCGGCCGGGCAGCTCTGGTCCACCGCCGCCGACCTCGCCCGCTGGGCCTCCTTCCTGGCCGGCACGCTCCCGGGCGGCGCGGAGAAGGTCCTGGCCCCCGCCACGCTGGCCGAGATGCGCCGCCCCGCCGCCGGCCCGGACCGTGACGACTGGACCTCCTGCTTCGGACTGGGCCTGCAGCTGTCCCGGCAGGACGGGCGGCTGCTGGTCGGCCACGGCGGCTCGATGCCCGGCTTCCTGGCCGGCCTGTGGTTCAGCCCCGAGGACGACGTGGCAGCGATCACCCTCACCAATGTCACCGCCGGCTCCGGGCTCGGGACGGTGGCCCCCGACCTGATCCGGATCGTCGCCGAGCGCGAACCGCTGCTGCCCACCGCCTGGCGCCCGTTCACCGACGCCGATCCCGACCTGCTCGCACTGACCGGCCCCTGGTACTGGGGACCCACCGCGCTGGCCCTGCACCTGCGGGCGGACCGGGCCCTGGAGCTCACCGCGCTGAGCGGCCCCGCCCGCACCTCCCGCTTCCTGCCCGAGCCGGACGGCAGCTGGGTCGGGCTCGACGGCTACTACGCGGGCGAGCCGCTGCGCGTGGTGCGCGCCGAGGACGGCTCGGTCAGCCACCTCGACGTGGCGGGCTTCGTGCTGACCCGCGGCGCCTACCAGCCGGCCGCGGTGGTGCCCGGCGACGTCGACCCGCAGGGGTGGCACGCGGGCTGA